In Etheostoma cragini isolate CJK2018 chromosome 9, CSU_Ecrag_1.0, whole genome shotgun sequence, the following are encoded in one genomic region:
- the kif1aa gene encoding kinesin-like protein KIF1A isoform X24, with protein sequence MAGASVKVAVRVRPFNSREIGKESKCIIQMSGNTTTIINPKQAKDNKSFNFDYSYWSHTSPEDINFASQLQVYKDIGEEMLLHAFEGYNVCIFAYGQTGAGKSYTMMGKQDVKDQQGIIPLLCEDLFTKFNDNADNSMSYSVEVSYMEIYCERVRDLLNPKNKGNLRVREHPLMGPYVEDLSKLAVTAYNDIQDLMDSGNKARTVAATNMNETSSRSHAVFNIIFTQKRYDAETDNTSEKVSKISLVDLAGSERADSTGAKGTRLKEGANINKSLTTLGKVISALAEVDSGPNKNKKKKKVESFIPYRDSVLTWLLRENLGGNSRTAMVAALSPADINYDETLSTLRYADRAKQIRCNAVINEDPNNRLVRELKEEVSRLKDLLFSQGLGDIIEMTNAMTGMSPSPSLSALSSRAGSIASLHDRIMFSPGSEEAIERLKETEKIIAELNETWEEKLRRTEAIRMEREALLAEMGVAMREDGGTVGVFSPKKTPHLVNLNEDPLMSECLLYYIKDGITRVGRVDASSRQDIVLSGHFIKDEHCTFTSSTGPMGETVVLEPCEGAETYVNGKLVTEPTVLKSGNRIILGKSHVFRFNHPVQARAERERTPCAETPAEPVDWAFAQRELLDKQGIDMKQEMEQRLQELEDQYRKEREEANNLLEQQRLDYESKLEALQKQVDSYYPEAPDEEEEPEEEVQWTERERELAVWSFRKWRCYQFTSLRDLLWGNAIFLKEANAISVELKKKVQFQFVLLTDTLYSPLPPDLLPAEGTKDNEKRHFPRTIVAVEVQDQKNGATHYWTLQKLRQRLDLMREMYDRAADVPNNTTEDSENVMTGGDPFYDRFPWFRLVGRAFVYLSNLLYPVPLVHRVAIVSEKGEVKGFLRVAVQAISADEEAPDYGSGVRQSGTAKISFEDQQYEKFQSESCSVGLSRTGISQEELRIVEGEGQNSELGPSADEVNNNTCAAGADELESPLKSLVGPLDTTLEHLKIGNVFTFRVTVLQASSISAEYADIFCQFNFIHRHDEAFSTEPLKNTGRGPPLGFYHVQNIAVEVTKSFVEYIKTQPIVFEVFGHYQKQPFIPLCKDVISPLRPCRRQFPRVMPLSKPVPATKLTAMTRPQAGPCHCKYDLMVFFEICELEATGDYIPAVVDHRGGMPCHGTFLLHQGLQRRITVTIVHESGGDMEWKDIRELVVGRLRNTPEADETIIDPNILSLNILSAGYVRPMQEDRTFYRFEAAWDSSMHNSLLLNRVTPYGEKSYMTLSAYLEMENCLQPAIITKDICMVFYSRDTKLSASRSIRNLFGTGSLRAADGNRVTGVYEVSLCNLAEAGSPGMQRRRRRVLDTSVAYVRGEENLAGWRPRSDSLILDHQWELEKLSLLQDVEKTKHYLLLREKLESTLLMGHESLQTCITEELSESPQPPEVDPEVSSSSKIITERQRELAAKCLRLLTHSFNREYSLVCVSASESKISEMSVTMLRDSASIPALNTITPSSTCPSLVDGCYGNAELRVPMPRSRAVSPSPNTEQDAEAKKSINGASETKLRTCKFVPDIQEIRVSPIVSKKGYLHFLEPQTNGWVKRYVVVRRPYVYIYNTERDAVERAILNLSSAQVEYSEDQQAMLKTPYTFAVCTEHRGILLQATNDKEMHDWLYAFNPLLAGTIRSKLSRRRAGQMRM encoded by the exons ATGGCAGGGGCCTCTGTGAAGGTGGCGGTGCGTGTCCGCCCCTTCAATTCAAGGGAGAttggaaaagaaagcaaatgcaTCATTCAGATGTCCGGAAACACCACCA CCATCATCAACCCCAAGCAGGCCAAAGACAACAAGAGCTTCAACTTCGATTACTCCTACTGGTCTCACACCTCG CCAGAGGACATCAACTTTGCCTCTCAGCTGCAAGTGTACAAAGACATTGGAGAGGAAATGTTGCTGCACGCCTTCGAGGGATACAACGTCTGCATCTTTGCTTATGGTCAGACAGGCGCTGGCAAGTCTTACACCATGATGGGGAAACAGGATGTCAAGGATCAACAAGGAATCATTCCCCTG CTGTGTGAAGATCTTTTTACCAAATTTAATGACAATGCAGACAACAGCATGTCCTATTCTGTGGAG GTAAGCTACATGGAAATCTACTGTGAACGTGTGCGGGATTTACTGAACCCCAAAAATAAAGGGAACCTGCGTGTCAGAGAACATCCTCTGATGGGACCTTATGTTGAGGACCTGTCCAAACTGGCTGTCACCGCCTACAATGACATCCAGGATCTGATGGACTCTGGCAACAAGGCCAG GACGGTGGCTGCCACCAACATGAATGAGACCAGCAGTCGCTCGCATGCTGTCTTTAACATCATATTCACCCAGAAACGCTATGATGCTGAGACTGATAACACCTCTGAGAAG GTCAGCAAAATAAGTTTGGTGGATTTGGCTGGGAGTGAGAGGGCAGATTCTACTGGAGCCAAAGGAACTCGGCTTAAG GAAGGAGCAAATATCAACAAATCTCTAACTACACTGGGGAAAGTCATCTCTGCTTTGGCAGAAGTG GACTCTGGGCCAAATAAG aataaaaagaagaagaaggtggaaAGCTTCATCCCTTACAGAGATTCAGTTTTGACCTGGCTACTGAGAGAAAATTTGG GGGGGAATTCTCGTACTGCGATGGTAGCTGCCTTAAGTCCAGCTGATATCAATTACGATGAGACCCTCAGCACACTCAG GTACGCAGATCGCGCCAAACAGATTCGCTGTAACGCTGTTATCAATGAGGATCCCAACAACCGATTGGTGCGAGAGCTGAAGGAGGAGGTGTCTCGTCTGAAAGATCTCCTCTTCTCCCAGGGCCTGGGTGACATCATTGAGA TGACCAATGCCATGACGGGGATGAGtccctctccgtctctctcagCCTTGTCCAGCCGTGCCGGATCGATCGCCAGTCTTCATGACCGCATCATGTTCAGCCCAGGCAGCGAAGAGGCAATCGAGAGGCTGAAG gAAACAGAGAAAATCATTGCTGAACTCAATGAGACTTGGGAAGAGAAACTTCGTCGAACAGAAGCCATTAGAATGGAAAG AGAGGCCTTGCTGGCAGAAATGGGTGTAGCAATGCGAGAAGATGGTGGGACAGTTGGTGTGTTCTCTCCCAAAAAG ACCCCTCATCTGGTGAATCTCAACGAGGACCCTCTGATGTCTGAGTGCTTGCTGTACTACATTAAAGATGGAATCACCAG ggTAGGTCGTGTTGACGCCAGCAGTCGTCAGGATATAGTCCTCAGCGGCCACTTCATCAAGGATGAGCACTGCACCTTTACCAGTTCTACTGGTCCAATGGGAGAAA CAGTTGTCCTTGAGCCGTGTGAAGGAGCAGAGACTTATGTTAACGGGAAGCTAGTAACAGAGCCCACTGTCCTAAAATCAG GAAATCGCATCATTCTGGGGAAGAGCCATGTGTTCCGGTTCAACCACCCTGTGCAGGCCAGGGCTGAGAGGGAGCGGACTCCATGTGCAGAGACCCCTGCTGAGCCTGTGGACTGGGCCTTCGCCCAGAGGGAGCTGCTGGACAAACAGGGGATTGACatgaaacaggaaatggaacaGAG GCTGCAGGAGTTGGAAGACCAGTATcgcaaagaaagagaggaagccAACAACCTCCTGGAACAGCAAAGACTG GATTATGAGAGCAAGCTGGAGGCTCTCCAGAAGCAAGTGGACAGTTACTACCCAGAAGCCcctgatgaagaggaagaaccAGAAGAGGAAG TGCAatggacagagagggaaagagagctGGCTGTGTGGAGCTTTCGTAAGTGGCGGTGCTACCAGTTCACCTCCCTCCGTGACCTGCTATGGGGGAATGCCATCTTCCTTAAGGAGGCCAATGCTATCAGTGTGGAACTCAAGAAGAAG GTCCAGTTCCAGTTTGTTCTACTCACAGACACTCTATACTCCCCCCTGCCTCCAGACCTGTTGCCCGCAGAGGGAACTAAGGACAATGAGAAGCGACACTTCCCACGCACCATTGTAGCCGTGGAGGTACAGGATCAGAAAAATGGAGCCACCCACTATTGGACATTACAAAAACTAAG ACAGAGACTCGATCTCATGAGAGAGATGTATGATCGCGCTGCTGATGTGCCCAACAATACCACTGAAGACAGTGAAAATGTAATGACTGGAGGGGACCCCTTTTATGACCGCTTCCCTTGGTTCCGTCTGGTTGGAAG GGCTTTTGTTTATCTGAGTAACCTGCTGTACCCAGTTCCTCTCGTCCACCGCGTGGCCATCGTCAGCGAGAAGGGGGAAGTGAAGGGCTTCCTCCGAGTGGCGGTGCAGGCCATATCAG CTGATGAGGAAGCTCCTGACTATGGCTCAGGAGTAAGGCAGTCAGGCACTGCCAAAATCTCATTTGAGGATCAGCAGTATGAAAAG TTCCAGTCCGAGTCCTGCTCTGTAGGACTGTCCCGTACAGGGATTTCACAGGAAGAGCTTCGTATCgtggagggggaggggcagAATTCAGAACTGGGACCCTCAGCTGATGAGGTCAACAATAACACATGTGCGG CTGGTGCAGATGAGTTGGAGAGTCCGCTGAAGAGTCTGGTGGGCCCGCTTGACACAACTCTGGAGCACCTAAAGATTGGTAATGTTTTTACCTTCAGGGTGACTGTCCTTCAAGCCTCCAGCATCTCTGCAGAATATGCTGATATCTTTTGCCAGTTTAA TTTCATTCACCGCCATGATGAGGCCTTTTCCACTGAGCCCCTAAAAAACACAGGCCGCGGCCCCCCTCTTGGCTTCTACCATGTGCAGAAT ATTGCTGTTGAAGTGACTAAATCCTTCGTTGAATACATCAAGACTCAGCCAATTGTGTTTGAAGTGTTTGGACACTACCAGAAACAGCCTTTTATTCCACTCTGTAAAGACGTCATCAG TCCACTACGTCCCTGCAGAAGACAGTTCCCCCGAGTGATGCCTCTGTCCAAGCCAG TACCTGCCACTAAGCTGACAGCGATGACGCGCCCGCAGGCAGGACCCTGTCACTGCAAATATGATCTCATGGTGTTCTTTGAGATCTGCGAGCTGGAAGCCACTGGAGA CTACATCCCTGCAGTAGTGGACCACAGAGGAGGAATGCCTTGTCATGGCACATTCCTACTGCACCAG GGCCTCCAGAGGAGAATCACTGTTACCATTGTACATGAGTCAGGAGGTGACATGGAATGGAAGGACATCCGTGAGCTTGTTGTGG GTCGTCTCCGCAACACCCCTGAAGCCGATGAGACCATCATTGACCccaatattctctctctcaacaTCCTGTCTGCTGGGTATGTCAGGCCCATGCAAGAAGACAG GACTTTCTACCGCTTTGAGGCCGCTTGGGATAGCTCCATGCACAACTCCCTGCTCTTAAACCGAGTCACTCCGTATGGAGAGAAAAGCTACATGACCTTATCAGCCTACTTGGAG ATGGAGAACTGCCTCCAGCCTGCAATCATAACCAAAGATATCTGCATGGTGTTTTACTCTCGAGACACAAAGCTCTCAGCCTCCCGCTCTATTCGAAACCTTTTTGGTACTGGAAGCCTGAGAGCGGCGGATGG AAACCGTGTAACTGGAGTTTATGAGGTCAGCCTATGTAACCTAGCAGAGGCAGGAAGCCCAG GTATGCAGAGGAGACGCAGGCGGGTGCTGGACACCTCAGTGGCCTACGTCCGTGGGGAGGAGAACCTGGCTGGGTGGAGGCCCCGTAGTGACAGCCTCATTCTGGACCACCAGTGGGAGCTGGAGAAACTCAGCCTCCTTCAAGAT GTGGAGAAGACCAAACATTACCTCCTTCTAAGGGAGAAACTGGAGTCTACCCTGCTCATGGGCCATGAGTCCCTGCAGACCTGCATCACTGAGGAGCTGAGTGAGTCTCCTCAACCCCCCGAGGTTGACCCGGAGGTCAGCTCCAGCTCAAAAATCATCACTGAGAGGCAGAGGGAGCTCGCTGCTAAG TGTTTGCGGCTGCTCACTCACTCCTTTAACCGAGAATACAGCCTTGTATGTGTCAGCGCCAGTGAAAGCAAG ATCTCAGAGATGTCAGTCACAATGCTAAGAGACTCTGCTTCGATCCCTGCTCTCAACACAATCACACCCTCCTCAACATGCCCTTCGCTGGTTGATGGTTGCTATGGCAATGCTGAACTCAG AGTCCCTATGCCTCGCTCTCGTGCCGTCAGCCCTAGTCCTAACACAGAGCAGGACGCAGAGGCTAAGAAGTCCATCAACGGAGCCTCTGAAACCAAACTACGGACCTGCAAATTTGTTCCTGATATCCAGGAAATTAGAGTCAG CCCCATTGTGTCAAAGAAGGGTTACTTACATTTCTTGGAGCCACAAACCAACGGATGGGTGAAGCGCTATGTTGTTGTGCGCCGGCCGTACGTCTACATctacaacacagagagagacgcTGTGGAGCGGGCTATCCTCAACCTCTCCTCTGCCCAGGTTGAGTACAGTGAGGACCAGCAGGCAATGCTGAAG ACCCCGTACACATTCGCAGTGTGTACAGAACATCGTGGAATATTGCTTCAAGCCACTAATGACAAAGAGATGCACGACTGGCTGTATGCGTTCAATCCTCTCCTTGCTGGAACtatcag GTCAAAGCTGTCGAGAAGACGAGCCGGACAGATGAGGATGTGA
- the kif1aa gene encoding kinesin-like protein KIF1A isoform X16: protein MAGASVKVAVRVRPFNSREIGKESKCIIQMSGNTTTIINPKQAKDNKSFNFDYSYWSHTSPEDINFASQLQVYKDIGEEMLLHAFEGYNVCIFAYGQTGAGKSYTMMGKQDVKDQQGIIPLLCEDLFTKFNDNADNSMSYSVEVSYMEIYCERVRDLLNPKNKGNLRVREHPLMGPYVEDLSKLAVTAYNDIQDLMDSGNKARTVAATNMNETSSRSHAVFNIIFTQKRYDAETDNTSEKVSKISLVDLAGSERADSTGAKGTRLKEGANINKSLTTLGKVISALAEVDSGPNKNKKKKKVESFIPYRDSVLTWLLRENLGGNSRTAMVAALSPADINYDETLSTLRYADRAKQIRCNAVINEDPNNRLVRELKEEVSRLKDLLFSQGLGDIIETYRATGDDIEGLKLTNAMTGMSPSPSLSALSSRAGSIASLHDRIMFSPGSEEAIERLKETEKIIAELNETWEEKLRRTEAIRMEREALLAEMGVAMREDGGTVGVFSPKKTPHLVNLNEDPLMSECLLYYIKDGITRVGRVDASSRQDIVLSGHFIKDEHCTFTSSTGPMGETVVLEPCEGAETYVNGKLVTEPTVLKSGNRIILGKSHVFRFNHPVQARAERERTPCAETPAEPVDWAFAQRELLDKQGIDMKQEMEQRLQELEDQYRKEREEANNLLEQQRLDYESKLEALQKQVDSYYPEAPDEEEEPEEEVQWTERERELAVWSFRKWRCYQFTSLRDLLWGNAIFLKEANAISVELKKKVQFQFVLLTDTLYSPLPPDLLPAEGTKDNEKRHFPRTIVAVEVQDQKNGATHYWTLQKLRQRLDLMREMYDRAADVPNNTTEDSENVMTGGDPFYDRFPWFRLVGRAFVYLSNLLYPVPLVHRVAIVSEKGEVKGFLRVAVQAISADEEAPDYGSGVRQSGTAKISFEDQQYEKFQSESCSVGLSRTGISQEELRIVEGEGQNSELGPSADEVNNNTCAAGADELESPLKSLVGPLDTTLEHLKIGNVFTFRVTVLQASSISAEYADIFCQFNFIHRHDEAFSTEPLKNTGRGPPLGFYHVQNIAVEVTKSFVEYIKTQPIVFEVFGHYQKQPFIPLCKDVISPLRPCRRQFPRVMPLSKPVDSDASPDREKSLDLIRYLVPDVFNGTLVDSLSDHALSAAGLAASFLLEGTERAQLTAPPTSVCSVIKAQKPVPATKLTAMTRPQAGPCHCKYDLMVFFEICELEATGDYIPAVVDHRGGMPCHGTFLLHQGLQRRITVTIVHESGGDMEWKDIRELVVGRLRNTPEADETIIDPNILSLNILSAGYVRPMQEDRQFLDSDMPRTFYRFEAAWDSSMHNSLLLNRVTPYGEKSYMTLSAYLEMENCLQPAIITKDICMVFYSRDTKLSASRSIRNLFGTGSLRAADGNRVTGVYEVSLCNLAEAGSPGMQRRRRRVLDTSVAYVRGEENLAGWRPRSDSLILDHQWELEKLSLLQDVEKTKHYLLLREKLESTLLMGHESLQTCITEELSESPQPPEVDPEVSSSSKIITERQRELAAKCLRLLTHSFNREYSLVCVSASESKISEMSVTMLRDSASIPALNTITPSSTCPSLVDGCYGNAELRVPMPRSRAVSPSPNTEQDAEAKKSINGASETKLRTCKFVPDIQEIRVSPIVSKKGYLHFLEPQTNGWVKRYVVVRRPYVYIYNTERDAVERAILNLSSAQVEYSEDQQAMLKTPYTFAVCTEHRGILLQATNDKEMHDWLYAFNPLLAGTIRSKLSRRRAGQMRM from the exons ATGGCAGGGGCCTCTGTGAAGGTGGCGGTGCGTGTCCGCCCCTTCAATTCAAGGGAGAttggaaaagaaagcaaatgcaTCATTCAGATGTCCGGAAACACCACCA CCATCATCAACCCCAAGCAGGCCAAAGACAACAAGAGCTTCAACTTCGATTACTCCTACTGGTCTCACACCTCG CCAGAGGACATCAACTTTGCCTCTCAGCTGCAAGTGTACAAAGACATTGGAGAGGAAATGTTGCTGCACGCCTTCGAGGGATACAACGTCTGCATCTTTGCTTATGGTCAGACAGGCGCTGGCAAGTCTTACACCATGATGGGGAAACAGGATGTCAAGGATCAACAAGGAATCATTCCCCTG CTGTGTGAAGATCTTTTTACCAAATTTAATGACAATGCAGACAACAGCATGTCCTATTCTGTGGAG GTAAGCTACATGGAAATCTACTGTGAACGTGTGCGGGATTTACTGAACCCCAAAAATAAAGGGAACCTGCGTGTCAGAGAACATCCTCTGATGGGACCTTATGTTGAGGACCTGTCCAAACTGGCTGTCACCGCCTACAATGACATCCAGGATCTGATGGACTCTGGCAACAAGGCCAG GACGGTGGCTGCCACCAACATGAATGAGACCAGCAGTCGCTCGCATGCTGTCTTTAACATCATATTCACCCAGAAACGCTATGATGCTGAGACTGATAACACCTCTGAGAAG GTCAGCAAAATAAGTTTGGTGGATTTGGCTGGGAGTGAGAGGGCAGATTCTACTGGAGCCAAAGGAACTCGGCTTAAG GAAGGAGCAAATATCAACAAATCTCTAACTACACTGGGGAAAGTCATCTCTGCTTTGGCAGAAGTG GACTCTGGGCCAAATAAG aataaaaagaagaagaaggtggaaAGCTTCATCCCTTACAGAGATTCAGTTTTGACCTGGCTACTGAGAGAAAATTTGG GGGGGAATTCTCGTACTGCGATGGTAGCTGCCTTAAGTCCAGCTGATATCAATTACGATGAGACCCTCAGCACACTCAG GTACGCAGATCGCGCCAAACAGATTCGCTGTAACGCTGTTATCAATGAGGATCCCAACAACCGATTGGTGCGAGAGCTGAAGGAGGAGGTGTCTCGTCTGAAAGATCTCCTCTTCTCCCAGGGCCTGGGTGACATCATTGAGA CATATCGAGCAACTGGTGATGACATAGAGggtttgaaat TGACCAATGCCATGACGGGGATGAGtccctctccgtctctctcagCCTTGTCCAGCCGTGCCGGATCGATCGCCAGTCTTCATGACCGCATCATGTTCAGCCCAGGCAGCGAAGAGGCAATCGAGAGGCTGAAG gAAACAGAGAAAATCATTGCTGAACTCAATGAGACTTGGGAAGAGAAACTTCGTCGAACAGAAGCCATTAGAATGGAAAG AGAGGCCTTGCTGGCAGAAATGGGTGTAGCAATGCGAGAAGATGGTGGGACAGTTGGTGTGTTCTCTCCCAAAAAG ACCCCTCATCTGGTGAATCTCAACGAGGACCCTCTGATGTCTGAGTGCTTGCTGTACTACATTAAAGATGGAATCACCAG ggTAGGTCGTGTTGACGCCAGCAGTCGTCAGGATATAGTCCTCAGCGGCCACTTCATCAAGGATGAGCACTGCACCTTTACCAGTTCTACTGGTCCAATGGGAGAAA CAGTTGTCCTTGAGCCGTGTGAAGGAGCAGAGACTTATGTTAACGGGAAGCTAGTAACAGAGCCCACTGTCCTAAAATCAG GAAATCGCATCATTCTGGGGAAGAGCCATGTGTTCCGGTTCAACCACCCTGTGCAGGCCAGGGCTGAGAGGGAGCGGACTCCATGTGCAGAGACCCCTGCTGAGCCTGTGGACTGGGCCTTCGCCCAGAGGGAGCTGCTGGACAAACAGGGGATTGACatgaaacaggaaatggaacaGAG GCTGCAGGAGTTGGAAGACCAGTATcgcaaagaaagagaggaagccAACAACCTCCTGGAACAGCAAAGACTG GATTATGAGAGCAAGCTGGAGGCTCTCCAGAAGCAAGTGGACAGTTACTACCCAGAAGCCcctgatgaagaggaagaaccAGAAGAGGAAG TGCAatggacagagagggaaagagagctGGCTGTGTGGAGCTTTCGTAAGTGGCGGTGCTACCAGTTCACCTCCCTCCGTGACCTGCTATGGGGGAATGCCATCTTCCTTAAGGAGGCCAATGCTATCAGTGTGGAACTCAAGAAGAAG GTCCAGTTCCAGTTTGTTCTACTCACAGACACTCTATACTCCCCCCTGCCTCCAGACCTGTTGCCCGCAGAGGGAACTAAGGACAATGAGAAGCGACACTTCCCACGCACCATTGTAGCCGTGGAGGTACAGGATCAGAAAAATGGAGCCACCCACTATTGGACATTACAAAAACTAAG ACAGAGACTCGATCTCATGAGAGAGATGTATGATCGCGCTGCTGATGTGCCCAACAATACCACTGAAGACAGTGAAAATGTAATGACTGGAGGGGACCCCTTTTATGACCGCTTCCCTTGGTTCCGTCTGGTTGGAAG GGCTTTTGTTTATCTGAGTAACCTGCTGTACCCAGTTCCTCTCGTCCACCGCGTGGCCATCGTCAGCGAGAAGGGGGAAGTGAAGGGCTTCCTCCGAGTGGCGGTGCAGGCCATATCAG CTGATGAGGAAGCTCCTGACTATGGCTCAGGAGTAAGGCAGTCAGGCACTGCCAAAATCTCATTTGAGGATCAGCAGTATGAAAAG TTCCAGTCCGAGTCCTGCTCTGTAGGACTGTCCCGTACAGGGATTTCACAGGAAGAGCTTCGTATCgtggagggggaggggcagAATTCAGAACTGGGACCCTCAGCTGATGAGGTCAACAATAACACATGTGCGG CTGGTGCAGATGAGTTGGAGAGTCCGCTGAAGAGTCTGGTGGGCCCGCTTGACACAACTCTGGAGCACCTAAAGATTGGTAATGTTTTTACCTTCAGGGTGACTGTCCTTCAAGCCTCCAGCATCTCTGCAGAATATGCTGATATCTTTTGCCAGTTTAA TTTCATTCACCGCCATGATGAGGCCTTTTCCACTGAGCCCCTAAAAAACACAGGCCGCGGCCCCCCTCTTGGCTTCTACCATGTGCAGAAT ATTGCTGTTGAAGTGACTAAATCCTTCGTTGAATACATCAAGACTCAGCCAATTGTGTTTGAAGTGTTTGGACACTACCAGAAACAGCCTTTTATTCCACTCTGTAAAGACGTCATCAG TCCACTACGTCCCTGCAGAAGACAGTTCCCCCGAGTGATGCCTCTGTCCAAGCCAG TTGACTCTGACGCCTCGCCAGACCGGGAGAAATCGCTGGACCTGATCCGATACCTGGTCCCAGATGTGTTCAATGGGACGCTGGTGGACTCGTTGTCAGACCACGCTCTGTCTGCTGCTGGCTTGGCTGCTTCCTTCCTACTGGAAGGAACTGAGCGAGCTCAGCTGACAGCTCCACCCACTTCTGTCTGTTCAGTTATTAAAGCTCAGAAGCCGG TACCTGCCACTAAGCTGACAGCGATGACGCGCCCGCAGGCAGGACCCTGTCACTGCAAATATGATCTCATGGTGTTCTTTGAGATCTGCGAGCTGGAAGCCACTGGAGA CTACATCCCTGCAGTAGTGGACCACAGAGGAGGAATGCCTTGTCATGGCACATTCCTACTGCACCAG GGCCTCCAGAGGAGAATCACTGTTACCATTGTACATGAGTCAGGAGGTGACATGGAATGGAAGGACATCCGTGAGCTTGTTGTGG GTCGTCTCCGCAACACCCCTGAAGCCGATGAGACCATCATTGACCccaatattctctctctcaacaTCCTGTCTGCTGGGTATGTCAGGCCCATGCAAGAAGACAG ACAGTTTCTTGATTCGGACATGCCTAG GACTTTCTACCGCTTTGAGGCCGCTTGGGATAGCTCCATGCACAACTCCCTGCTCTTAAACCGAGTCACTCCGTATGGAGAGAAAAGCTACATGACCTTATCAGCCTACTTGGAG ATGGAGAACTGCCTCCAGCCTGCAATCATAACCAAAGATATCTGCATGGTGTTTTACTCTCGAGACACAAAGCTCTCAGCCTCCCGCTCTATTCGAAACCTTTTTGGTACTGGAAGCCTGAGAGCGGCGGATGG AAACCGTGTAACTGGAGTTTATGAGGTCAGCCTATGTAACCTAGCAGAGGCAGGAAGCCCAG GTATGCAGAGGAGACGCAGGCGGGTGCTGGACACCTCAGTGGCCTACGTCCGTGGGGAGGAGAACCTGGCTGGGTGGAGGCCCCGTAGTGACAGCCTCATTCTGGACCACCAGTGGGAGCTGGAGAAACTCAGCCTCCTTCAAGAT GTGGAGAAGACCAAACATTACCTCCTTCTAAGGGAGAAACTGGAGTCTACCCTGCTCATGGGCCATGAGTCCCTGCAGACCTGCATCACTGAGGAGCTGAGTGAGTCTCCTCAACCCCCCGAGGTTGACCCGGAGGTCAGCTCCAGCTCAAAAATCATCACTGAGAGGCAGAGGGAGCTCGCTGCTAAG TGTTTGCGGCTGCTCACTCACTCCTTTAACCGAGAATACAGCCTTGTATGTGTCAGCGCCAGTGAAAGCAAG ATCTCAGAGATGTCAGTCACAATGCTAAGAGACTCTGCTTCGATCCCTGCTCTCAACACAATCACACCCTCCTCAACATGCCCTTCGCTGGTTGATGGTTGCTATGGCAATGCTGAACTCAG AGTCCCTATGCCTCGCTCTCGTGCCGTCAGCCCTAGTCCTAACACAGAGCAGGACGCAGAGGCTAAGAAGTCCATCAACGGAGCCTCTGAAACCAAACTACGGACCTGCAAATTTGTTCCTGATATCCAGGAAATTAGAGTCAG CCCCATTGTGTCAAAGAAGGGTTACTTACATTTCTTGGAGCCACAAACCAACGGATGGGTGAAGCGCTATGTTGTTGTGCGCCGGCCGTACGTCTACATctacaacacagagagagacgcTGTGGAGCGGGCTATCCTCAACCTCTCCTCTGCCCAGGTTGAGTACAGTGAGGACCAGCAGGCAATGCTGAAG ACCCCGTACACATTCGCAGTGTGTACAGAACATCGTGGAATATTGCTTCAAGCCACTAATGACAAAGAGATGCACGACTGGCTGTATGCGTTCAATCCTCTCCTTGCTGGAACtatcag GTCAAAGCTGTCGAGAAGACGAGCCGGACAGATGAGGATGTGA